AGGCCGTCGCGCTGCCGATGATGCCACTGGTCTGGCGGACCCTCAGCCGGCAGCGCTTCGACGTGGTCATCTCCTCCAGCCATGCCTTCGCGCACACGGTCAAGCTGGGCCCGCCAGAGGTCACCACGCATCTGAGCTACGTGCACGCTCCCGCCCGGTACATCTGGAGTCCGGCCTTCGACGGCCGAGGTTCGAGCCCGTTGCTGAACGTGCCGCGACGGGTTCTACAGGGCCTCGACGTTCGGCTCAGTGACCACGTGCGTGGCTATGCCGCCAACTCCCAGGAGGTGCGGGCAAGGATCCGCCGCTACTGGGGACGCGACGCGGTAGTCATCAACCCCCCGGTGGACGTGGACTGGTTCGCCGCCGCGCCGGCTGCGGATCGGACCCAGGCCCGCGACTACCTGCTCGGGGTGGGACGGTGGATCCCGTACAAGAACTTCGATCTGATCGTGGCGATCGCGGATGCGGCCGGACTGCCCCTCGTGCTGGCAGGTTCCGGGCCGGAGGAACAGCAGTTGCGCCGACTCGCCGAGCGTGCCGGCGTTCCGGTCACCCTCGAGGTGCGACCGGACCGGGAGCGGCTGCGGCAGCTGTACTGGGGCGCCCGCGCGCTGCTCTTCCCCGTCCACGAGGACTTCGGCATGATCCCCGTCGAGGCCCAGGCCTGCGGCACGCCAGTGGTCGGTCTGCGCCGCGGGGGTCTGTTGGAGACCGTGGTGGAGGGCGAGACCGGATTCCTGGTGGACTCCACGGATCCGGCGGATCACGTACCCCTGCTCCGACGGCTCGGCGAGCTGTCGGCGGCGCGGATCGCCGCCCACGCCGCCGGCTTCTCCCCTGCCCGGTTCGCGGCCGAGATGACGGCGTGGATCGACGATGAGTGCCGCTGACGGGCACGGCAGCAGGGCTCGACCGGCACGGATCCTGCACGTCAGCCACACCGGGCACCGGGGCGGGGCGGAGTTGGCGCTGGCCCGCATGCTCACCGCCGGGCCGCCCTGGGAGGCAGGGCTGTGCTGTCCACCGGGCGGGGACGCGTTCGACGGACTGCCCGGTCACGGGGTGGCCGTCGAGCAACGACTGCCACAGCTCCCGGTCGGCGGCACCCGCAGCCGCAGCCCGCTGCTCGCCGCGCGTTACCTGGCGACGCTGCGGGCGGCCGCCCGCGCCCTGCGGCGCAGCCCGCTGTTCGACCGGGCCGACCTGGTCCACGCGAACACCGCCGCCGCCGCGATCATCGCCGCCCTGGCCAGGCAGGGACGGCCCGTGCCGGTGGTAGTCCATTTGCGGGACCTGGTCACCCCCGAGAGTCTGGGCAGATTCGGGTACGCCGCCTTCACCCGGCTGGCGCTCCCACACGCTGCCGGGGTGATCGCCAACTCGCACACCACTCTCGAGTCGGCCACCGACCGGCTGCCGGCCGGCCTGCCCCGCGCCGTGCTGCAGAGCCCCAGCGGCCTGCACAGCCGGGTCACCGAGCCCCACGTCCGGCCAGAGGTCCGGGTGATCGGCATGGTCGGCCGCCTGCAACGGTGGAAGGGTCAGCACGTCTTCCTGCGTGCCTTCGCCGACTGCTTCCGGGGCACCGATGTGCGCGCCCGGCTGGCGGGAGCCCCGCTGTTCGAGGAGGCGGCCTACGCGGAGGAGTTGCGCTTGCTCGCCGCCGACCTCGGCATCGCGGAGCAGGTCACGTTCACGGGGCACGTCGACGACGTCGCAGGCTTCATCGACTCCGTCGACGTGCTGGTGCACGCGTCGGTCAAGCCCGAGCCACTCGGTCAGACCGTGCTGCAAGGGCTGGCCCGGGCAAAGTCGCTGATCGCCACCGAGGGTGGCGGGCCGAGCGAGTGGATCCGCAGTGGTGTCAACGGTCTGCTCGTACCACCGGACCGGCCGGAGGCACTCGCCGCCGCGATGCGGAAGCTGGCCGGTTCCCGTGAGATGCGGTGGGAGTTGGCCGCTGGGGCGGCTCGGACCGCCGGCATCCTCTCCGACACCGAGTGCGCGATGGCTCACGCTGCCTTCTTCCGGGAGGTCGTGGCGAGCGGACGGTCGGCAGAGCGGGGAGGCCGGTGAAGATGGACGCTCCCGGTCGTCCGCTGCGGGTCGCATACGTCCTGCTCCGCCCGCCGAGCTACAGCGAAACCTTCATCACTTCGGAGATCGAGGCCGTGCGCGCGGCCGGTGCCACCGTCGAGGTCTTCGTGGCCCGCCGTGACGGTGGCCGGGGCGCCGAACTGAGGCAGGTCCTCGGCGCGCTGCTGCGTCATCCGGTCCGGACGCTGGCCGGGGTGCGTGTGCTCGGGATGTCCTACCTGCCGCGGGCGCTGCTGGCCGCGGCTCACGCGGCCCGGCTGTCCGGCCCGGTGTCCCGCTTCGGCGCTGACGTGCTGCACGCCCACTTCGTCAACCTGCCGACCGCGGTCGCCGCGCTGGTCGGGCGGTGGACCGCCGTCCCGGTGACCGCCATGGCGCACGCCGCGGACTTCCTGCTGGATGGCAACGGCCCCGCCCTGGACCGGCGACTCCGGCTGCTCAGCCACCTCTTCGTCATCTCGAGGGCCGCCGCGACCCAACTGGCCGAGCGGGGGGCGACCGTGTCGGAGATCCCGCACAGCGTGGTCCGGGCCGCGTTCGACGGCGAGATCGTCGAACCGCAGGGCCGTCCCACCGGCAGCACGATCCGCCTCGTCACCGTCGCCCGCCTGGTGGAGAAGAAGGGCGTCGACACGGCGTTGGACGCCGTTGCGCTGCTGGTCCGCGCCGGCATCCCGGTCCGCTACGACATCTACGGCGACGGGCCGATCCGATCGGTGCTGGCCGATCGGGCCCACGCGTCGGCCCTCACCGACGTGGTCACGTTCCACGGCGCGGTGAGCCACCGGGTGGCCACCGCCGCGCTCGTCGGCGCGGACGCCGCGGTGCTGCCCTGCCGGCGGGCCGCCGACGGCGACCTCGACGGCATTCCCGTCTTTCTGATGGAGGCCGCCAGCCGGGGAGTGCCCGTCGTGACCACCGCCGTGTCCGGCATCCCCGAACTGATCGGATCCGACGGCGGCTGGCAGGTTCCGCCGGACGATCCGACGGCGCTGGCCGACGCGCTGCGGCAGCTGATTCACCGACCTGAAGAGGGGCGACGACGGGCGGGGATCCTGGCCCGGCGGTTGCGCGAGGAGTTCTCTCCCACGTTGCAGGCCCGGCGGCTGCTGACCGTGTGGGGCCGGCTCGTCGACCGCGCCCCGCGCTCGACCGCCTCCCGTGTCCCGTTCGTGTCCACCGTGGATGGGCGTGCTCCGGCCGCCACCGACCCGGCCGCGGGCCCGGCACGCGAACAGGTCGGCGGGACCCCGGGGGAGGTCGGGACGGCATGGACCTGACCGTCGTCGTCACGTTCTTCCCGCTGCCACAGGACCGGGGAGACCCGATCCGCGTGCTGATGATGCTGCGCGCGTTGGCACGGGCGCGGCGGTACACGTTGTTCGTGGTCCGCCGCCCGGAAACCACCGACGCGGACGTGACGCGGCTGCGCGTCCTGCTCCCCGGGGTCGCCGTGCGGGACTTCACCGCGACGCCGTACCGGCTGGACCGGCTCGGGCCCCTCGGCCGTTACCAGGAATCCCTGCTCGACGGCGTGCCGCCCTGGGTGCGTACCCGGTACAGCCACCAACTGCACGAGGCGCTGCGGACCCGCGCCGGCGTCGGGCTGGCCATCGGCGAGGCGGCCGGGGTGTATGTCCGGGACACTCCGCTGCGGTGGCACTGGGACAAGGCCAACGTGCTCGCCACGAGCAGCCGGCAGGACGTCGACGAGGCGGTGGGCGTGGCCCAGCAGCTCCGGGCGCGATACCTGGCCCGCATCTCCGCCCGATTCGAGCGGGAGGCGCTCACCGGGTGCGCGACGGTGTCGGTGACCAGCGCCGAAGAAGCCACCCGCCTGGCCCGGGAGTACGGCCGGCAGGCCGACTTCACCTTGCCCAGCTGCGTTCCGCTGCCCGACGGGTACGTCGCCCGCCCGGTCGCCGGACGACTGGTCTGGCTCAGCAGCTTCTCCTACCGGCCGAACCTGCTCGGCCTGCACCGGTTCCTTGCCGACGGGTGGCCGCGGCTGCGTGCGGCCGGGTACACCCTCGAACTCGTCGGATCCGGGCTCACCGAACCGGTTCGTGCCGCCCTCGGCGAGCACGACGGTCTGGAGCTGACCGGCTGGGCCGCGGATCTGCGACCGGTCCTCGGTAGGGCCAGGGCAGCGGTCGTGCCACTGTGGAGCGGCGCGGGAGTCAAGCTGAAGACTCTGACCCTGCTGGCACACTCGGTGCCGGTGTTCAGCACCCCGATCGGACGGGAAGGCGTCCCCGCGACGGACGCGGTGCGCACGGCCGACACGCCCGTCGGGCTCGCCGAGGCGATCCTCACCACCACGCCCGCGGAGCTCGACCGGATGGCCGACGCGGCGCTGTCCCTGGTCCGGGGGCACTTCTCGGAGGCACGCTTCGCCGACCAGTTGGTCGACTCCCTCGACCGGCTCGGACAGCTCGGCACCGTGGACTCGTACGAGGGCACCTGATGTCGACGCGCAAACTGGTGTCGGCCTCCACGGCGAATCTGTTGATCCCGATCAGCGGCTTGCTCGTCAGCCCCTTCCTCTCCCGTGAGCTGGGGCCGGAGGGCCGCGGCCTGTACGCGGCGCTCACCCTGCCGATCGTGGTGTGCGGCTGGATCGGCACGTACGGATTGCAGGACGCCCTGAGCTACCACGTCCGGGAGGGGCGGCTGTCGAGACGGGCTGCGGCGAAGGTCAGCCTGGTGGCGATGGCGCCGCTCGGCGTGCTCGCCGTCGGTCTGATGGCGGTGCTCGGGCTCTTCATCTTTCCCGACCCCACCCGGCACGGCCAGTTCCTGACGCTGGCGTTGTTCGCGCCCCTGCACGTGTTGGCGAACCTGTTCATCGGTGCCCTGACCGGTGGCTCGGACATCCGCGGCCTGAACCTGGTCAAAGTGGTGCCGGCGTTGGTCCGTACCGCCCTGGTGATCTTCTGCTGCCTGGCGTTCGATCTGAGCGCGTACCAGGCCGGCCTGATCTTCATCGGGTCGGTGTTGACCGGCCTGGTGATCGGACTGGTCCGGCTCCGCTCGGCGGTCGAGGTGCCCAGCGGTGAGTCCGCCCCGCCGGATCCGGTGCCGACCGGCTCGCTCATCCGCTACGCCCTGACGTGTCTGCCCGGGGTGCTGGCGGCGATCTCCAGCGCCCGCCTCGACCAGGTCGTCGGACTGCCGCTCATCGGAGCGCGGGAACTCGGGTACTACGCCGTCGCGGTGAGCCTGGCGGAACTTCCGATGGTTGTCGCCACAGCGGCCAGAACGGTCCTGATGGGCCGTCCTGCGGGCGAAAGTTCCCGGGACACGACACAGGTCGCCCGGTTGGCGGTTCTGGCGTCGGTGGTCATCTGCGGGCTGTTGGCTCTCTCGGCCGGATTCGCCGTGCCATTGGTCTTCGGCGCGGACTTCACGCCGGCTGTCGCCCCGACGGTCATCCTCTGCGCCGGCACTCTGCTGTACGCCTGCATGACCATCTACAGCGCGGCGCTGCTGGCGCACAACCGTCCCGGGTGGTCCTCCGCTGCCCTGGTGACGGGCTCGGTCGTCGGTATTCTGGCGCTGCTGGCGCTGGCCCCGCTCGGGGCGGTCGGGGCGGCTCTCGCGAGTCTCGCCGGGTACGCCGTTGCGATGATCATCGCCGGTGTCGCGGTCGGCCGGGTGCCGGCACTCGGGTCGCTGCGGATGCTCACGGTGCCGTACGAGGGCGATGTCCGTCTCGTCAAGGAGAAGGTGGCTCGGATGCTGGAAGGGGTACGCCCGACGGCTGCGGCGGTCGGAGGCGGAGCCGACAAGGCCGACCTGCCGGGGACCGGCAGCCCCGCCACGTCGGCAGGTTCGCCGGTGTCCCGGGCGGTAGCCCTCTACCGTCGGATCGGACCGGGCACGACCGGCGTGGCCGTCCTGATCGTCCTGGCCTGGACGCGGGTGCTGGCACCCCAGGTGATGCAGCTCGTCGACACCGGGCGGCCTGCCTTCAACTCCCGAGAGGACCTGGTCCCACCGCTGGGCGAGGCGGCCGGCAACGGGCTGACGCTGCTCTTCCTGCTGCTGGCGGCCGGCCTCGGCGTGCACGGACTGTGGCGGCGGCGCCCGGCCGGCTGGCGGTGGCTCGCTGTCGGCGTCGCTCCCCTGCTCGCCGTCGAGGTCGCCGGTCTGCTGCACGGCCAGACGCCCGGCCCGGTCGCGGTTGCCCTCCCGCTGGCAGCCTTCGCGATCTGGGCGCAGCGCCCGCGCGAGGAGGTGCTCGGGGTCATCGGCGTTCTCGGCGGGCTCACCGCCCTCGTCTCGATGGTCTTCGCCGCGGCGCGTCCCGACCTGGCGCTGATCTCCGGTGCTGCGGCGGGAGAGAAATCCGTGCTGCTCGGCGGTCTGCTCGCCGGGCCGTACCTGCACTCCAACGTATTGGGTATCGCGTTGGCGCTCAGCGTCGCCTTCGTCTTCCACCTGCGTCACCCCGGGCTCCGCTGGACGTGCCTCGCCCTGATCCTCGCCGCGTTGCTGTGGACCGGGTCCCGCACCAGCCAGCTCGCCGTCGGCGCGGTACTGCTGACGTATGTGCTGCTGCGCCTGTTCCGGCACCGGAGTTGGCCGGCGTCCGTGACGCTCGCGGCCGGCGCCCTGCTCGTGGTCGTGGTCCCACTGATCACCACCGATCCCGAGAGCTT
This genomic interval from Micromonospora coxensis contains the following:
- a CDS encoding O-antigen ligase family protein, which translates into the protein MSTRKLVSASTANLLIPISGLLVSPFLSRELGPEGRGLYAALTLPIVVCGWIGTYGLQDALSYHVREGRLSRRAAAKVSLVAMAPLGVLAVGLMAVLGLFIFPDPTRHGQFLTLALFAPLHVLANLFIGALTGGSDIRGLNLVKVVPALVRTALVIFCCLAFDLSAYQAGLIFIGSVLTGLVIGLVRLRSAVEVPSGESAPPDPVPTGSLIRYALTCLPGVLAAISSARLDQVVGLPLIGARELGYYAVAVSLAELPMVVATAARTVLMGRPAGESSRDTTQVARLAVLASVVICGLLALSAGFAVPLVFGADFTPAVAPTVILCAGTLLYACMTIYSAALLAHNRPGWSSAALVTGSVVGILALLALAPLGAVGAALASLAGYAVAMIIAGVAVGRVPALGSLRMLTVPYEGDVRLVKEKVARMLEGVRPTAAAVGGGADKADLPGTGSPATSAGSPVSRAVALYRRIGPGTTGVAVLIVLAWTRVLAPQVMQLVDTGRPAFNSREDLVPPLGEAAGNGLTLLFLLLAAGLGVHGLWRRRPAGWRWLAVGVAPLLAVEVAGLLHGQTPGPVAVALPLAAFAIWAQRPREEVLGVIGVLGGLTALVSMVFAAARPDLALISGAAAGEKSVLLGGLLAGPYLHSNVLGIALALSVAFVFHLRHPGLRWTCLALILAALLWTGSRTSQLAVGAVLLTYVLLRLFRHRSWPASVTLAAGALLVVVVPLITTDPESFSERGRIWAALLDRWRDSPIVGWGPKLFQQDPALAAELGGQFNHGHNVMVQLLVVGGLLALVAFGLLCWAAWRRSAMLAAQGRPAALLFLVGLVHVSWLEASHIPTTLSGYVTWLPLLTIALAGPTALLDAPASPARPGAASLPGSRPRPVPWPAPDGLADSHPDTQGGPDGGRPTHVALSGTTATAGPDDDAQKINVPRR
- a CDS encoding glycosyltransferase family 4 protein → MSAADGHGSRARPARILHVSHTGHRGGAELALARMLTAGPPWEAGLCCPPGGDAFDGLPGHGVAVEQRLPQLPVGGTRSRSPLLAARYLATLRAAARALRRSPLFDRADLVHANTAAAAIIAALARQGRPVPVVVHLRDLVTPESLGRFGYAAFTRLALPHAAGVIANSHTTLESATDRLPAGLPRAVLQSPSGLHSRVTEPHVRPEVRVIGMVGRLQRWKGQHVFLRAFADCFRGTDVRARLAGAPLFEEAAYAEELRLLAADLGIAEQVTFTGHVDDVAGFIDSVDVLVHASVKPEPLGQTVLQGLARAKSLIATEGGGPSEWIRSGVNGLLVPPDRPEALAAAMRKLAGSREMRWELAAGAARTAGILSDTECAMAHAAFFREVVASGRSAERGGR
- a CDS encoding glycosyltransferase, whose protein sequence is MDLTVVVTFFPLPQDRGDPIRVLMMLRALARARRYTLFVVRRPETTDADVTRLRVLLPGVAVRDFTATPYRLDRLGPLGRYQESLLDGVPPWVRTRYSHQLHEALRTRAGVGLAIGEAAGVYVRDTPLRWHWDKANVLATSSRQDVDEAVGVAQQLRARYLARISARFEREALTGCATVSVTSAEEATRLAREYGRQADFTLPSCVPLPDGYVARPVAGRLVWLSSFSYRPNLLGLHRFLADGWPRLRAAGYTLELVGSGLTEPVRAALGEHDGLELTGWAADLRPVLGRARAAVVPLWSGAGVKLKTLTLLAHSVPVFSTPIGREGVPATDAVRTADTPVGLAEAILTTTPAELDRMADAALSLVRGHFSEARFADQLVDSLDRLGQLGTVDSYEGT
- a CDS encoding glycosyltransferase, translating into MSEQALRKSAAPRTTEHPSAPGTSPTALAGRTVALVHEWFGATGGSEQVFRHIADLVPHGERFVLWKDRDATEPGLRESWLARTPLRHSKAVALPMMPLVWRTLSRQRFDVVISSSHAFAHTVKLGPPEVTTHLSYVHAPARYIWSPAFDGRGSSPLLNVPRRVLQGLDVRLSDHVRGYAANSQEVRARIRRYWGRDAVVINPPVDVDWFAAAPAADRTQARDYLLGVGRWIPYKNFDLIVAIADAAGLPLVLAGSGPEEQQLRRLAERAGVPVTLEVRPDRERLRQLYWGARALLFPVHEDFGMIPVEAQACGTPVVGLRRGGLLETVVEGETGFLVDSTDPADHVPLLRRLGELSAARIAAHAAGFSPARFAAEMTAWIDDECR
- a CDS encoding glycosyltransferase; translation: MDAPGRPLRVAYVLLRPPSYSETFITSEIEAVRAAGATVEVFVARRDGGRGAELRQVLGALLRHPVRTLAGVRVLGMSYLPRALLAAAHAARLSGPVSRFGADVLHAHFVNLPTAVAALVGRWTAVPVTAMAHAADFLLDGNGPALDRRLRLLSHLFVISRAAATQLAERGATVSEIPHSVVRAAFDGEIVEPQGRPTGSTIRLVTVARLVEKKGVDTALDAVALLVRAGIPVRYDIYGDGPIRSVLADRAHASALTDVVTFHGAVSHRVATAALVGADAAVLPCRRAADGDLDGIPVFLMEAASRGVPVVTTAVSGIPELIGSDGGWQVPPDDPTALADALRQLIHRPEEGRRRAGILARRLREEFSPTLQARRLLTVWGRLVDRAPRSTASRVPFVSTVDGRAPAATDPAAGPAREQVGGTPGEVGTAWT